The genomic stretch ttggtccggaggacaccccgtctacagtttccaaaaagaatttgaaatgtggactcgtcagaccacagaacacttttccactttgcatcagtccatcttataagagctcgggcccagcgaagcgtttctgggtgttgttgataaatggctttggctttgcatagtagagttttaacttgcacttacagatgtagcgaccaactgcagttactgacagtggttttcggaagtgttcctgagcccatgtggtgatatcctttacacactgatgtcactttttgatgcagtaccgagtCATCAGGAGACACATCATTAATTTGACCAGTTACACTGTTAAAATTGGAATACTCCACTCTGTTCCATCTCCTCCCATCTTTTTAATCATCCTCCATACCTCCCCAACAGGCGTTCTTCTTCCCGTTTGCTCAAAAAGATGTCTCCAACTTGCCCGTTTAGTTTGATGCACTGTTCTTCTTACCGGTGTTTTTTAAAGTGAATAAAACAAGGTAAGCAAAATAAAGTGAAACTTCAGTTTACACCTTTTCAGAGACAAATGTTTATCAATATAATGCACATACTTGACTGAAACAAAACCACTAATCCAAAATAAATCTCATCTGTAAATGTTAGAAGCATGTTAACAAGAtggtgttacacacacacaacaatgatgtcacacatgatATATGTGgtgattgttaataaattaatcaGTTTATTTACATTctgcagtttcatttgctgctgctgttctcaccagcacacttgtgtttcttagacTGGTACTTATAAGTGAATCTTtcatcacacacactgcaactcaacactttttctccggtgtgtattgTCATGTGTACTTTCAGATCACgattttgtgtaaaacctttaccgcaCACTAAACATTTAAAAGGTTTGTCGCCGGTGTGCAATTTAGtgtgttttctgaaattccctCTCTGGGAGAATCTTTTACCACAAaatgagcacatgaatggttgttctccggtgtgcgttctcatgtgtattttcaagtCATCTTTTTGTATAAAACCTTTAGCACAGACTCGACatttaaaaggtttctctccggtgtgtattttcatgtgatttttaaaatgatgactttggccaaaacctttaccacagactgaacatTTAAAAGGTTTTTCCCCGGTGTgcattctcatgtgtattttcaaatttGTCTTCTGAGAGAAGCTTTTACTGCAAACTGAGCACTTGaatggtttttctccggtgtgcgttCTCGTGTGTACTACAAAGGTTGTTCGGTCGCAAAAGCTTTTGTTGCATCTTGAACAGGTaaagggtttttctccggtgtgcgttctcatgtgtgttttcagatGACCACGGTGgttaaaagttttgtcacagtgagagcaTTTCAAGTGCGTGTTGTCGGTGAGACACGTCTTACCAGCTTTAGAGTCGTCAGTGTCATTATCTGCTtcatcatcatcagtgtcaggagagtgagaTGTCGTGttgtcactatctgatagtggagctatgTCTGCTaatgatcctccacagtggtctccatcagcttctgttgtcatgctTGGAGGATGCTGTGCCACATTTTCCTCCTGAATGTgagggggctgtggctcctcatTCTCCTCTATGTGAGGGAGCTGTGGGTCCTTTTCT from Entelurus aequoreus isolate RoL-2023_Sb linkage group LG17, RoL_Eaeq_v1.1, whole genome shotgun sequence encodes the following:
- the LOC133631903 gene encoding zinc finger protein 568-like, which codes for MCERTIAEYEEELCPTKEEKERQRQLLDAVCKKRQVMSHRTDVQQHTHIKEEDSHPPHVKEEEEEPQPPHIKEEEDEVWITQEEECLLGQEEADLTRFPLTVVSVKTEDHGHKPPESSQLGPSPNICEEHISEQHDSFSRMEQKERQPPQIKEEEEPHFPQIKEEEEELWPPHFKKEGEEPDPPRIKEKDPQLPHIEENEEPQPPHIQEENVAQHPPSMTTEADGDHCGGSLADIAPLSDSDNTTSHSPDTDDDEADNDTDDSKAGKTCLTDNTHLKCSHCDKTFNHRGHLKTHMRTHTGEKPFTCSRCNKSFCDRTTFVVHTRTHTGEKPFKCSVCSKSFSQKTNLKIHMRMHTGEKPFKCSVCGKGFGQSHHFKNHMKIHTGEKPFKCRVCAKGFIQKDDLKIHMRTHTGEQPFMCSFCGKRFSQRGNFRKHTKLHTGDKPFKCLVCGKGFTQNRDLKVHMTIHTGEKVLSCSVCDERFTYKYQSKKHKCAGENSSSK